A genomic window from Punica granatum isolate Tunisia-2019 chromosome 2, ASM765513v2, whole genome shotgun sequence includes:
- the LOC116197068 gene encoding uncharacterized protein LOC116197068: protein MHTTYLLGMETPMTRQKFTLLLLIAAFSVFIISGGVDGANECGKSSPDREAFKLAPCMSAVQDINAPVSSSCCLQVKKMGQNPSCLCAVMLSNTAKSSGAKPEVAVTIPKRCNIADRPVGYKCGAYTLP from the exons ATGCACACAACGTACTTATTAGGCATGGAAACTCCAATGACGCGCCAAAAGTTCACTCTCTTGTTGCTTATTGCAGCTTTCAgcgttttcataatttctgGTGGAGTGGATGGGGCTAATGAGTGTGGGAAATCCTCTCCCGACAGAGAGGCCTTCAAGCTTGCCCCTTGCATGTCAGCTGTCCAGGACATCAATGCCCCTGTCTCGAGCAGCTGCTGCCTCCAAGTGAAGAAGATGGGACAGAACCCGAGTTGCCTATGCGCTGTTATGCTCTCAAACACAGCTAAGAGCTCGGGAGCTAAGCCTGAGGTTGCCGTCACCATCCCCAAGCGCTGCAACATCGCGGATCGCCCCGTCGGCTACAAGTGCGGAG CTTATACTCTGCCTTAA
- the LOC116197067 gene encoding uncharacterized protein LOC116197067, translating to MPAGTSIHITALDGIVNVNSLFTLAVFIGLAWNPWDPNNTLNAKPSCAPGANHARDLVAFHVYSFSSFLFSSLIALALKQAIRIFRSPTYHPFEFLVRVDRQALRLGMLISSAGSVSGCIFLMLALVNVVQIKLGTLTCGSGHSIAAVVPLVILVPVALLIYSSFVLYAFMR from the exons ATGCCGGCTGGAACGAGCATCCATATAACGGCCCTAGACGGCATCGTGAACGTGAACTCCCTCTTCACGCTGGCCGTGTTCATCGGCCTGGCGTGGAACCCGTGGGACCCGAACAACACGCTCAACGCGAAGCCGTCGTGCGCCCCTGGGGCCAACCACGCCCGCGACCTCGTCGCCTTCCACGTGTACTCCTTCAGCTCCTTCCTTTTCTCCAGCCTCATCGCCCTCGCCCTGAAGCAGGCGATCCGGATCTTCCGGTCCCCGACCTACCACCCCTTCGAGTTCCTCGTCCGGGTCGACCGGCAGGCTCTCCGGCTCGGAATGCTG ATATccagtgctggatcggtttcTGGGTGCATCTTCCTGATGCTGGCGCTGGTCAATGTGGTTCAGATCAAGCTCGGGACTTTGACCTGCGGGAGCGGACACAGCATCGCAGCTGTCGTGCCGCTCGTGATTCTGGTCCCTGTTGCTCTCCTCATATACAGCTCTTTTGTTCTGTATGCATTCATGCGTTAG